The sequence GGAAACTAAAGATGATTATTCATCGCATGACTATGCTAACTGAGAATGATTCCAGTGAACACCTGTTAGCTAAAATATTTTCCATGTAATTTTTTTACAATAAAAATCAAAAGCATAGATATATTTTTCACCTGACATTTGTTCACATTAAAATTTATGCGTTATGAATCAATAGCATAAAATTAGATCCTGCCGTCTGGCTGCATGTTATGATGGTTAAACGAGGTCTGAATGAGAGTTTTGCCACTGTGAGTATGTTCACCCACTCCGCCATTGCCAGTCTCAATAACCTGGAGATGATGGTCTACAACTATGTCATTAAAAACCGTGACAAAGTGATGTACATGACCATCCGCGAACTGGCGGATGCGGCGGGCGTCTCAACCACCACCATCCTGCGCTTTTGCCGTAAGCTCAACTGTGAAGGGTATTCTGAGTTTCGCGTGCGCTTTAAGCTCTATCTTGAACAGAACGAACCTCAGCAGGCGAATTTCGGCGCCAGCGAAATTATCAGTTTCTTTAAAAGCGTGAATAATGAAGAGTTCGACGCTTTACTGGATGACGCGGTAAATATCATTCTCTCTTCGGAGCGAATTATATTTGTCGGCGCAGGGACATCAGGATCGCTGGCAAAATACGGTGCCCGTTTCTTTTCGAATATCGGAAAATTCAGCAACCATATTGATGACCCTTATTTCCCGGTCACCAATGATATGGCGAAAAATGCACTGGCAATTGTGCTCTCTGTGTCGGGCGAGACCGAGGAGATCCTGCGCTTCGCCAGCCAGTTCAGCCTGCATCACTGCAAGGTTCTCTCCATTACCAGCCATGAACACTCGCGCCTGGCAAAACTGGCGGACTTTAATCTCTCCTGGCACGTTCCCCAGACGCGTATTGCAGGCGTCTACGACATCACCACACAAATCCCCGTTATCTATATTCTGGAATCTCTCGGACGCAAACTGGCGAAGAAACTGGCGGAATAAAACATCCTGTTTTTTTGATGTGACAAATCACAATTTCCGCGAATTGTTATATCGTGACATTCAATTTCGCTTTGCTAGACTCAAAACCAATACGTCATTTATTGAGAATAGCAGCGATGAAAAAATTGACCTTACCGAAAGATTTTCTATGGGGCGGTGCCGTTGCGGCGCATCAGGTTGAAGGCGGCTGGGACAAAGGCGGCAAGGGGCCGAGCATCTGCGACGTACTGACCGGCGGGGCGCACGGCGTGCCGCGCGAAATCACGCAGGACGTAGTGCCGGGTAAATACTACCCAAATCACGAGGCCATCGATTTCCACGGCCACTACAAAGAAGATATCAAGCTGTTTGCCGAGATGGGCTTCAAATGTTTCCGCACCTCGATTGCCTGGACGCGCATCTTCCCGAAAGGTGACGAAACGCAGCCAAACGAGGAAGGGCTGAAGTTCTATGACGACATGTTCGATGAGCTGCTGAAATACAACATCGAGCCGGTGATCACCCTCTCCCACTTCGAAATGCCGCTGCACCTGGTGCAGGAGTACGGCAGCTGGACCAACCGTAAAGTGGTCGATTTCTTTGTACGCTTCGCGGAAGTGGTTTTTGAGCGCTACAAGCACAAGGTCAAATACTGGATGACCTTCAATGAAATCAACAACCAGCGTAACTGGCGTGCGCCGCTCTTTGGTTATTGCTGCTCAGGCGTGGTCTATACCGAACATGAAAATCCGGAAGAGACCATGTACCAGGTGCTGCACCACCAGTTTGTGGCGAGTGCCCTGGCGGTGAAAGCCGCGCGCCGTATCAATCCGGAGATGAAAGTCGGCTGCATGCTGGCCATGGTGGCGCTCTATCCGTTCTCCTGCAAACCGGAAGACGTGATGTTCGCCCAGGAATCCATGCGCGAGCGCTATGTCTTTACCGATGTTCAGCTGCGTGGCTACTATCCGTCTTACGTACTGAATGAATGGGAGCGCCGCGGTTTCTCCATCAAAATGGACGCAGGCGATGAGCAGATCCTCCGCGAAGGTACCTGCGACTATCTGGGCTTCAGCTACTACATGACCAATGCGGTGAAAGCGGAAGGTGGCACCGGTGACGCGATTTCTGGCTTCGAGGGCAGCGTACCTAATCCGCACGTCAAGGCGTCCGACTGGGGCTGGCAGATTGACCCGGTGGGCCTGCGTTATTCCCTGTGCGAACTATACGAACGCTATCAGAAGCCGCTGTTTATCGTGGAAAACGGCTTCGGTGCTTACGATAAGGTGGAAGAGGATGGCAGCATCAACGATGACTATCGTATCGACTACCTGCGCGCCCACGTTGAAGAGATGATCAAAGCCGTCACCCACGATGGCGTGGATCTGATGGGCTATACGCCATGGGGCTGCATTGACTGCGTGTCATTCACTACAGGCCAGTACAGCAAGCGCTACGGTTTTATCTACGTCAATAAACACGACGACGGCACCGGCGACATGTCGCGTTCCCGTAAGAAAAGCTTCGAATGGTATAAAGGCGTGATTGCCAGCAACGGCGAGCAACTTTAACGCCGTAACGCCGGGCGGCGCTACGCTTGCACCGGCCTACAAAACCTGCGAATCGTAGGCCGGGTAAGGCGAAGCCGCCACCCGTCGTTTATTTCCCGCCCGCCAGTTCAATAAAACTGCCCGTCACGTATGACGCCTTCTCGCTCAGCAGCCAGACTATCGCCTGCGCGACCTCTTCCGGCTGGCCGCCGCGCTGCATCGGCAGTAACGATTTCACGCGATCCACCCGCCCCGGCTCCCCACCAGACGCGTGAATATCGGTATAAATCAGCCCGGGCCGCACGCAGTTTACGCGGATACCCTGCGCCGCTACCTCCAGCGATAATCCGGTAGTCAGGGAATCTACCGCGCCTTTGGAGGCCGCGTAATCGACATACTCCCCCGGCGCGCCCAGACGAGACGCGGCAGAGGAGACATTGACAATCGCGCCACCCTTGCCGCCATGTTTGTGCGACATGCGCTTTACCGCCTCACGGCAGCAGAGAAAATAGCCCGTGACATTGGTGCTCAGCACGCGGTTAATGCGTTCAGCGGACAGATTCTCAATAGTGGATTGCTCAAACAGGATGCCTGCATTATTGACCAGCGCGGTAAGGGGCTCACCTTCGCGATCGAGGCTGTCAAACATGGCCATGACCTGCGCTTCATCGCTAATGTCTGCACGCAGGGCAAATGCTTTTCCACCCGCCTCAACGATCTGATTGATGACGTCCTTTGCGGCTTTGATATTGTGGTGATAGTTCACCGCCACGGTATAACCTTCGCGAGCCAGTTGCAGCGCGGTGGCTTTGCCAATGCCGCGGCTGGCGCCGGTGACCAGTGCAATTGCCATTGTCTTCTCCCAATAAAAAAGCCGGGTGGCGGCTTCGCCTTACCCGGCTTACGTTACTACAGCAAAAAAATTACTGGTATTCGCTCATCGGCACACAGGAGCAGAACAGGTTACGGTCGCCGTATACGTCATCAAGACGCTTCACGGTCGGCCAGTATTTATTCGCCACGCCTGCCGGGAAGACAGCCAGTTCACGGGAATAACCGTGATTCCACTCGGCCACCATCTCGTGCTGGGTGTGCGGAGCGTTAACCAACGGGTTATCTTCCAGCGTCCATTCGCCGTCCTGCACGCGGTCTATCTCCATGCGGATGGCCAGCATCGCGTCAATAAAGCGGTCCAGCTCGGCTTTGCTTTCAGACTCCGTTGGCTCCACCATCAGCGTACCCGCAACCGGGAACGACATGGTTGGTGCGTGGAAGCCGTAGTCGATCAGACGCTTGGCGATATCCAGTTCGCTGATACCCGTCGCTTCTTTCAGCGGACGAATATCGAGGATGCACTCGTGTGCCACACGCCCATCGCGACCGGTGTAAAGCACCGGGAAGGCCGACTTCAGGCGAGTCGCAATATAGTTAGCATTCAGGATCGCGACCTGGCTTGCCTGTTTCAGCCCTTCCGCGCCCATCATGCGGATGTACATCCAGCTGATTGGCAGGATTGAAGCGCTACCGAACGGTGCAGCAGAGACCGCGCCCTGACGGGTCAGCATACCTTCAATCTGCACGACGCTGTGACCCGGCACGAACGGCGCCAGATGCGCTTTCACGCCGATAGGCCCCATGCCCGGACCGCCACCACCGTGTGGGATGCAGAAGGTTTTGTGCAGGTTCAGGTGCGACACGTCCGCGCCGATGAAGCCCGGAGAGGTAATGCCCACCTGAGCATTCATGTTCGCGCCGTCGAGGTACACCTGACCACCGAACTGATGCACCACTTCGCACACTTCGCGGATGGTTTCTTCGTACACGCCGTGAGTCGACGGGTAGGTCACCATGATGCAGGAGAGCTTATCGCCCGCCTGCTCGGCTTTCGCGCGCAGGTCGGCCAGGTCGATGTTACCGTTCTTATCACACGCCACGACCACCACTTCCATGCCCGCCATCTGGGCAGACGCCGGGTTGGTGCCGTGGGCAGAGCTCGGGATCAGGCAGATATCACGGTGGCCTTCGTTACGGCTTTCGTGATAGTGACGGATTGCCAGCAGCCCCGCATATTCACCCTGCGCGCCGGAGTTCGGCTGCATGCAGAGCGCGTCATAACCGGTCAGTTTCACCAGCCAGTCGGAAAGCTGGTTGATCATGACATGATACCCTTCCGCCTGCTCTGGCGGGCAGAACGGGTGCAGCTCGGAGAACTCAGGCCAGGTGATAGGGATCATTTCTGCCGCGGCGTTCAGCTTCATGGTGCACGAGCCCAGCGGGATCATCGCCTGGTTCAGCGCCAGATCTTTGCGCTCCAGAGAGTGCATATAACGCATCATCTCGGTTTCGCTGTGATAACGGTTGAACACAGGATGCGTCAGGATAGCGTCATTGCGCAGCATGCTCTCCTGAATAGAGCGGCTGTCATGCGCGACCTCTTTGTCCAGCGCATCAATATCCAGACCGTGCGCGTCACCCAGCACGACATTAAACAGGTTGACGATATCGTCGCGCGTGGTGGATTCATCAAGGGTGATGCCCACGGCGTGATGAATGTCGCTGCGCAGGTTAATTTGTGCGGCATCCGCACGTGCCAGCACCGCCGCTTTATCTGCGACGTCAACGCACAGCGTGTCGAAGTAGTGCTCATGACGCAGCTTCAGGCCTTTCTGCTGCAGGCCACAGGCCAGAATATCCGCCAGACGGTGGATGCGGCTGGCAATGCGTTTCAGCCCAACCGGGCCGTGGAAGACGGCGTACAGGCTGGCGATGTTTGCCAGCAGAACCTGAGAAGTACAGATATTAGAGTTCGCTTTCTCGCGGCGGATATGCTGCTCGCGAGTCTGCATCGCCATGCGCAGCGCGGTGTTACCGGCGGCATCTTTCGATACGCCAATAATGCGGCCTGGCATGGAACGTTTAAATTCATCTTTCGCGCCAAAGAATGCCGCGTGCGGTCCGCCGTAGCCCATCGGCACGCCGAAACGCTGGGCCGAGCCGAATACAATATCCGCACCCTGTTTGCCCGGAGCCGTCAGCAGCACCAGCGCCATAAAATCAGCGGCAACGCTGACCACCACTTTGCGGGATTTCAGCTCGGCAATCAGTGCGCTGTAATCATGCACTTCGCCGGTGGTACCCACCTGCTGTAACAGCACACCAAAGACGTCCTGGTGATCCAGCACTTTGTCAGCGTCGTCGACAATCACGTCAAAACCAAAGGTTTCCGCACGGGTACGCACCACGTCCAGCGTCTGCGGATGCACGTCCGCCGCCACGAAGAAGCGGTTGGCATTTTTCAGCTTGCTGACGCGTTTTGCCATCGCCATGGCTTCAGCTGCCGCGGTCGCTTCATCCAGCAACGAGGCGGAAGCGATATCCATCCCGGTCAGGTCGAGCGTCACCTGCTGGAAGTTCAGCAGCGCTTCCAGACGGCCCTGGGACACTTCCGGCTGATACGGGGTATAGGCGGTGTACCAGCCCGGGTTTTCCAGCATATTACGCAGGATAACCGGCGGTAACTGCACGTTGGTGTAGCCCATGCCAATGTAAGACTTATAGCGCTTGTTAAGGCCAGCGATGGCCTTCAGCTCCGCCAGTGCGGCGAATTCCGTGGTGGCTTCTCCCACCTGAGGCGGCGTGGCAAGCTGGATGTCTTTTGGCACGATCTGGCCGATCAGTGCGTTTAATGAATCCGCGCCAACCGTTTTCAGCATCTCCTGCTGTTGCTGAGCATCCGGCCCAATGTGACGTTCAATGAAAGCGCCACGGTTTTCAAGCTGGCTTAAAGTCTGTGTCATGAGCGATGGTTCCTGAAACGTGCAGTGAATCGTAGTTATCTGTAACGCTGTTGCCCGGTGGCGCTAACGCTTACCGGGCCTACGTTGATCTGTAGGCCGGATAAGCGCAGCGCCATCCGGCAAAACGTTATTCGTCTTCCAGTAATGCTTCGTACGCGGTCGCATCCAGCAGCGCGGCAACCTGAGATTCGTCACTGGCTTTGATCTTGAAGATCCAGCCACCTTCATAAGGCTCGCTGTTCACCAGCTCCGGCGAATCGCTCAGCGCGTCGTTCACGGCCACAATTTCACCGCTTACCGGTGCGTAGATATCGGATGCTGCTTTAACGGACTCCGCCACGGCGCAGTCATCGCCCGCGCTCACGGTTGCGCCCACTTCCGGCAGGTCAACAAACACCATGTCGCCCAGCAGCTCCTGCGCATGCTCGGTGATCCCTACGGTGTAAGTGCCGTCCGCCTCTTTGCGCAGCCACTCGTGTTCTTTGCTGTATTTCAGTTCTGCTGGCACATTGCTCATTGAAGTTCTCCTGATAAAAATAGTTAGGCGACCGGCTTACCGGCGCGAACAAAAATCGGTTTGGTCACGTTGACCGGCATTTCGCGGTTGCGGATTTGCACCACCGCCGTCTCGCCAATGCCTGCCGGCACGCGAGCCAGTGCAATACTGTAGCCCAGCGTCGGGGAGAAGGACCCGCTGGTGATCACGCCTTCGCGCGGATTGCCGTCGGCATCGGTAAAACGCACCGGCAGTTCTCCGCGCAGCACGCCTTTTTCCTTCATCACCAGACCAACCAGCTGTTCAGTGCCCTTCTCGCGCTGCATTTCCAGCGCTTCACGGCCAATAAACTCACGGTCAGCGGGTTCCCATGCAATGGTCCAGCCCATGTTGGCCGCCAGCGGAGAGACGCCTTCGTCCATCTCCTGACCGTAGAGGTTCATCCCCGCTTCAAGGCGCAGCGTATCGCGCGCGCCCAGGCCAGCCGGCTTCACGCCCGCTTCCACCAGCGCACGCCAGAAATCAGCTGCTTTCTCGTTTGGCATGGCAATTTCATAGCCCGCTTCACCGGTATAGCCGGTCGTGGCAATAAACAGATCGCCCGCCTGCACGCCAAAGAAGGGCTTCATCCCTTCGGTGGCTTTACGCTGCTCGTCGCTGAACAGAGGCGCGGCTTTCGCCTGCGCGTTCGGCCCCTGCACGGCAATCAGCGACAGATCGTCACGGACGGTGATGTCGATGGCATAAGGTTCGGCGTGTTGGGTGATCCAGGAGAGGTCTTTTTCGCGGGTGGCGGAGTTTACAACGAGGCGGAAGAAGTCTTCGGTGAAGTAGTAGACGATAAGGTCATCAATCACGCCACCCGAGGCGTTCAGCATACCGGTATAGAGCGCTTTCCCCGGTGTCTTCAGCTTCGCGACATCGTTCGCCAGCAGATAACGTAGAAACTCCCGGGTGCGGCTACCGCGCAGATCGACAATTGTCATATGGGACACGTCGAACATACCGGCATCGGTGCGCACCGCGTGGTGCTCATCAATTTGCGAGCCGTAGTGCAGCGGCATCATCCAGCCATGGAAATCCACCATGCGGGCGCCGCATAACACGTGCTGTTCGTACAAAGGAGTCTGTTGAGCCATCTTGTCCTCGTTGAAAAATTCACCGTGAAACCCGGTATCGGCCTCGTTTCCGAATGCCGACGCAAACGTTCTCTTTTACCTGAACTTACCACCGAAACCGGCGGTTAACCATAAGGTAAAACGGGTCATCACATTAGCTTATGACCAAAAAACGCTGAAAAGCCTACAGAGTTATTCACTGGAAAAATGCGATTAACCCCGCACAAAATTAACAATGATCTAACAGGATTTAGCACATGGTGATATTTCATGCGGAAAAACGGGCCGAATTTCCGTCACATAAAAATCATGACATTAGATTATCTAATGCGAAAAATGACGTGGAATTAGAATATTTCAAACGAGGGAATTTTCCCGGCACAGAGGCCGGGAAAAGAAAGTGTGACGGGGGTCTATTTTATTTCAGCCAGTCCGGCAGGTCGTTAAGACCCATCGCCTGACGCAGGAATTGAGGTTTGACGCCAGGGAGGGTATCGGCGAGCTTGAGCCCAATATCACGCAGCAGTTTTTTCGCCGGATTTGCCCCGGCAAACAGCTCGCGGAAGCCCTGCATGCCTGCAAGCATCATCGCCGCACTGTGCTTGCGGCTGCGCTCGTAGCGACGCAGATACACATGCTGCCCAATATCTTTACCCTCTCGCTGCAGACGACGCAGCTCTTCTACCAGCTCCGCCGCATCCATAAAGCCGAGATTAACGCCCTGCCCGGCCAGCGGATGAATGGTATGGGCCGCGTCGCCCACCAGCGCCAGACGGTGCGCGGCAAACTGACGCGCATAGCGTCCGGTTAAGGGGAAGACCTGACGCTCGCTCTCAAGAGTACAAAGCCCCAGACGGTTATCAAACGCCACGCACAGTGCCTGGTTAAAGGCCTCTGGCGTCGCCTCATGCATCTGCTGCGCTTTTTCCGGCACCAGAGACCAGACAATTGAGCAGAGATGAGGATCGCTTAACGGCAGGAATGCCAGAATGCCGTCGTTGTGGAAAATCTGGCGCGCCACGCCGCCGTGAGGCTCTTGGGTACGGATCGTCGCCACCATGGCATGATGGCGGTAATCCCAGTAGGTCAGCGGAATATCCGCTTTATTGCGCAGCCAGGAGTTAGCGCCATCAGCACCGACCACCAGACGCGCGGTGAGCATATCGCCACTTTGCAGGGTGATAAACGCCTCGTTTTCGCCCCACGCAACCTGCTGGATTTGCGCAGGCGCAACCAGCGTTACGTCGCTGCACTGCTGAGCTTTCTGCCACAGCGCGTGGTGGATCACCGCATTCTCAATGATGTGACCCAGATGGCTATAGCCCATGCTTTCATCATCAAAAGCAATATGACCAAAGCTGTCTTTGTCCCATACCTCCATGCCGTGATAGCAGCTCGCACGCTGGGCTACGATATCTGACCAGACGCCAAGGCGCGTCAGCAGCTTTTCGCTGGCCGCATTTATTGCCGACACGCGGAGTTCCGGCGGGGCATCAGGTGCGACGGGCTGAGGCTGCTTTTGCTCCAGCACGGCCACACGCAGGCCGCTGCCTTGTAATCCGCAGGCCAGGGCCAGTCCAACCATTCCGCCGCCAACGATGGCAACATCAACATTTTGCACAGTGATAACTCCTTAACGCGCGACCCAACCCAGGGTCCGCTGCGCCAGCACGTCGCGTGCCGGAATGAACAGTTCCATCGCCATCAGCCCGAGGTTGCGACCGGCAACCAGCGGCGCCCAGCGATTGGCAAAGAGATGGACTAAACCATCGGTAACGCCGATTGTCGCCTCTTTATCGGCCTGACGTCGCTTCTGGTAATGGCTGAGTACCGGGTATGCGCCGCAATCTTTCTGTTCGCTCCACGCTTGCGAAAGCGCTTCGGCCAGGCTCATCACATCCCGCAGACCCAGATTAAAACCCTGACCCGCGATGGGGTGAAGCGTTTGCGCGGCGTTGCCGACCAGCGCCACGCGGTGCGAAACAGACTGTGATGCGGTAGTTAACGACAGCGGGTATACCGCACGTTTTCCCGCATGGGTAATGCGACCCAGCCGCCAACCAAACGCTTTCTGCAGTTCACTGCAAAAACGTTCGTCGGACCAGGCCTTAACGTCTTCCGCCTTTTCCTGCGGATGGCACCAGACCAGCGAGCAACGACCATCCGACATCGGCAGCATCGCCAGCGGACCGTGCTGCGTGAAACGCTCAAACGCCCGGCCGTTGTGTTCTGCGGCAGTAGAGACGTTCGCAATGACCGCAACCTGCCCGTAAGGCTGCTGCTGCCACTCAACGCCGCACTGGGTTGCGAGCGCCGAGCGCGACCCGTCCGCCGCCACAAGAAGCTGGCCGTCGAGAACGGTGCCATTATCCAGCGTCACGCTGACCGTTTCTTCACTGCGGGTAAAGCTCGCAACGCGTGACGGACAATGCAGGATCACGCCTGGCGCGTCCTGCAACAGACGAAACAGGCGCAGGCCAACATCATGGAGTTCAACGACCTGACCCAGGGCGTCAATACGATAATCATGGGCATCCAGCGTCACAAACCCGGCATGGCCGCGATCGCTCACATGCACGGTATGAATGGCGGTGGCGCAGTCGGCAATCGCCTGCCAGATGCCAATTCGGGAAAGCTGTTGGCAGGTTCCCTGCGCCAGGGCAATGGCGCGAGAATCAAAGCCGGGGTGATTCTTCGTTTGTGGTGCAACCGCCTCAACGAGATGCACCGGAAGCTGCCCCTTCGTCAAATGCGAGATCGCCAGTGCCAGGGTGGCGCCGGTCATGCCGCCGCCAACGATAATCACGCTCATACGCGTGCCGCTGCCATCAGCGCCTCGATATCGTCTGCGTGTTTCACCACGCTCGCGGTCAGGTTTTCGTTACCGGTTTCGGTGATGACGATGTCATCTTCAATACGAATGCCAATTCCGCGGTACGCTTCGGGCACATCGGCATCCGGCGCGATATACAGCCCCGGCTCGACGGTCAGCACCATGCCCGGTTCCAGCACGCGTGAACGGTCGGTACCGTACGCCCCCACATCATGCACATCCAGCCCCAGCCAGTGGCTCAGGCCGTGCATAAAGTACGGACGATGCGCATTTTCGGCGATCAGGGTGTCCACGTCGCCTTTCAGGATGCCAAGCTTCACCAGTCCGGTAATCATGATGCGCACAACTTCGCCGGTCACCTCCTGAATGGACGTGCCCGGGCGATACAGCGTGAGCGCCGTTTCAAGTGATTCGAGAACGATGTCATAAATTGCTCGTTGCGCGGGCGAGAACTTACCGTTCACCGGGAAAGTACGGGTGATGTCACCCGCGTAGCCCTGATATTCGCAACCGGCGTCAATCAGCACCAGAT comes from Enterobacter kobei and encodes:
- the gcvP gene encoding aminomethyl-transferring glycine dehydrogenase gives rise to the protein MTQTLSQLENRGAFIERHIGPDAQQQQEMLKTVGADSLNALIGQIVPKDIQLATPPQVGEATTEFAALAELKAIAGLNKRYKSYIGMGYTNVQLPPVILRNMLENPGWYTAYTPYQPEVSQGRLEALLNFQQVTLDLTGMDIASASLLDEATAAAEAMAMAKRVSKLKNANRFFVAADVHPQTLDVVRTRAETFGFDVIVDDADKVLDHQDVFGVLLQQVGTTGEVHDYSALIAELKSRKVVVSVAADFMALVLLTAPGKQGADIVFGSAQRFGVPMGYGGPHAAFFGAKDEFKRSMPGRIIGVSKDAAGNTALRMAMQTREQHIRREKANSNICTSQVLLANIASLYAVFHGPVGLKRIASRIHRLADILACGLQQKGLKLRHEHYFDTLCVDVADKAAVLARADAAQINLRSDIHHAVGITLDESTTRDDIVNLFNVVLGDAHGLDIDALDKEVAHDSRSIQESMLRNDAILTHPVFNRYHSETEMMRYMHSLERKDLALNQAMIPLGSCTMKLNAAAEMIPITWPEFSELHPFCPPEQAEGYHVMINQLSDWLVKLTGYDALCMQPNSGAQGEYAGLLAIRHYHESRNEGHRDICLIPSSAHGTNPASAQMAGMEVVVVACDKNGNIDLADLRAKAEQAGDKLSCIMVTYPSTHGVYEETIREVCEVVHQFGGQVYLDGANMNAQVGITSPGFIGADVSHLNLHKTFCIPHGGGGPGMGPIGVKAHLAPFVPGHSVVQIEGMLTRQGAVSAAPFGSASILPISWMYIRMMGAEGLKQASQVAILNANYIATRLKSAFPVLYTGRDGRVAHECILDIRPLKEATGISELDIAKRLIDYGFHAPTMSFPVAGTLMVEPTESESKAELDRFIDAMLAIRMEIDRVQDGEWTLEDNPLVNAPHTQHEMVAEWNHGYSRELAVFPAGVANKYWPTVKRLDDVYGDRNLFCSCVPMSEYQ
- the gcvH gene encoding glycine cleavage system protein GcvH, which translates into the protein MSNVPAELKYSKEHEWLRKEADGTYTVGITEHAQELLGDMVFVDLPEVGATVSAGDDCAVAESVKAASDIYAPVSGEIVAVNDALSDSPELVNSEPYEGGWIFKIKASDESQVAALLDATAYEALLEDE
- a CDS encoding MurR/RpiR family transcriptional regulator translates to MFTHSAIASLNNLEMMVYNYVIKNRDKVMYMTIRELADAAGVSTTTILRFCRKLNCEGYSEFRVRFKLYLEQNEPQQANFGASEIISFFKSVNNEEFDALLDDAVNIILSSERIIFVGAGTSGSLAKYGARFFSNIGKFSNHIDDPYFPVTNDMAKNALAIVLSVSGETEEILRFASQFSLHHCKVLSITSHEHSRLAKLADFNLSWHVPQTRIAGVYDITTQIPVIYILESLGRKLAKKLAE
- the bglA gene encoding 6-phospho-beta-glucosidase BglA, whose protein sequence is MKKLTLPKDFLWGGAVAAHQVEGGWDKGGKGPSICDVLTGGAHGVPREITQDVVPGKYYPNHEAIDFHGHYKEDIKLFAEMGFKCFRTSIAWTRIFPKGDETQPNEEGLKFYDDMFDELLKYNIEPVITLSHFEMPLHLVQEYGSWTNRKVVDFFVRFAEVVFERYKHKVKYWMTFNEINNQRNWRAPLFGYCCSGVVYTEHENPEETMYQVLHHQFVASALAVKAARRINPEMKVGCMLAMVALYPFSCKPEDVMFAQESMRERYVFTDVQLRGYYPSYVLNEWERRGFSIKMDAGDEQILREGTCDYLGFSYYMTNAVKAEGGTGDAISGFEGSVPNPHVKASDWGWQIDPVGLRYSLCELYERYQKPLFIVENGFGAYDKVEEDGSINDDYRIDYLRAHVEEMIKAVTHDGVDLMGYTPWGCIDCVSFTTGQYSKRYGFIYVNKHDDGTGDMSRSRKKSFEWYKGVIASNGEQL
- the gcvT gene encoding glycine cleavage system aminomethyltransferase GcvT; this encodes MAQQTPLYEQHVLCGARMVDFHGWMMPLHYGSQIDEHHAVRTDAGMFDVSHMTIVDLRGSRTREFLRYLLANDVAKLKTPGKALYTGMLNASGGVIDDLIVYYFTEDFFRLVVNSATREKDLSWITQHAEPYAIDITVRDDLSLIAVQGPNAQAKAAPLFSDEQRKATEGMKPFFGVQAGDLFIATTGYTGEAGYEIAMPNEKAADFWRALVEAGVKPAGLGARDTLRLEAGMNLYGQEMDEGVSPLAANMGWTIAWEPADREFIGREALEMQREKGTEQLVGLVMKEKGVLRGELPVRFTDADGNPREGVITSGSFSPTLGYSIALARVPAGIGETAVVQIRNREMPVNVTKPIFVRAGKPVA
- the ubiH gene encoding 2-octaprenyl-6-methoxyphenyl hydroxylase, coding for MSVIIVGGGMTGATLALAISHLTKGQLPVHLVEAVAPQTKNHPGFDSRAIALAQGTCQQLSRIGIWQAIADCATAIHTVHVSDRGHAGFVTLDAHDYRIDALGQVVELHDVGLRLFRLLQDAPGVILHCPSRVASFTRSEETVSVTLDNGTVLDGQLLVAADGSRSALATQCGVEWQQQPYGQVAVIANVSTAAEHNGRAFERFTQHGPLAMLPMSDGRCSLVWCHPQEKAEDVKAWSDERFCSELQKAFGWRLGRITHAGKRAVYPLSLTTASQSVSHRVALVGNAAQTLHPIAGQGFNLGLRDVMSLAEALSQAWSEQKDCGAYPVLSHYQKRRQADKEATIGVTDGLVHLFANRWAPLVAGRNLGLMAMELFIPARDVLAQRTLGWVAR
- the ubiI gene encoding FAD-dependent 2-octaprenylphenol hydroxylase, whose translation is MQNVDVAIVGGGMVGLALACGLQGSGLRVAVLEQKQPQPVAPDAPPELRVSAINAASEKLLTRLGVWSDIVAQRASCYHGMEVWDKDSFGHIAFDDESMGYSHLGHIIENAVIHHALWQKAQQCSDVTLVAPAQIQQVAWGENEAFITLQSGDMLTARLVVGADGANSWLRNKADIPLTYWDYRHHAMVATIRTQEPHGGVARQIFHNDGILAFLPLSDPHLCSIVWSLVPEKAQQMHEATPEAFNQALCVAFDNRLGLCTLESERQVFPLTGRYARQFAAHRLALVGDAAHTIHPLAGQGVNLGFMDAAELVEELRRLQREGKDIGQHVYLRRYERSRKHSAAMMLAGMQGFRELFAGANPAKKLLRDIGLKLADTLPGVKPQFLRQAMGLNDLPDWLK
- a CDS encoding SDR family oxidoreductase, which produces MAIALVTGASRGIGKATALQLAREGYTVAVNYHHNIKAAKDVINQIVEAGGKAFALRADISDEAQVMAMFDSLDREGEPLTALVNNAGILFEQSTIENLSAERINRVLSTNVTGYFLCCREAVKRMSHKHGGKGGAIVNVSSAASRLGAPGEYVDYAASKGAVDSLTTGLSLEVAAQGIRVNCVRPGLIYTDIHASGGEPGRVDRVKSLLPMQRGGQPEEVAQAIVWLLSEKASYVTGSFIELAGGK